The Acidobacteriota bacterium DNA window GCAGTGGCTGAGGCATTGACACAACTCTGTGCGGTCATAGCAGCGGGGCTAAAAACGTAGCTGTGAAACTCGAATCTTGGCGCTTGGAGTTACAAGAGAAGATGAACTACGAACTGTTCACTCGAGTCGCGCTGAATACCGATCTGGCGCAATACCTTGCCAAGATCAAGTTCATGCTGGAAGAGCGATGATGCCAATTACGGAGTGGTGGTCAAAGTACGAACAGCCAGCGTTTTCTTGCGACGCTCCGCTTGACCGCATAGCCGGTTGCCTTTAGGCTTTGACTGTCATGAGCGACACGTTTACGGTGAGTTTGCCGCCTTCAATTCGCAAAGAGCTTGATGCTCTCGCTAAGCGCACAGGCAAGAGCCGAAACCAGGTAGTGCGCGAGGCGGTTCGCCGACAAATCGCCTTGGAGAGGTTCCGCGCGCTACGCGAGCAGCTTGTTCCCAAGGCTCGGGCACGGGGCATCTATACCGACGAAGACGTCTTCAATCTCGTCTCGTGAGAGTCCTCCTCGATACCAACGTCTTGTTCGCCGCCTTTGTCACGCACGGCATGTGTGCGGGCTTGTACAACAAGGATCGAACTACGAAGTCGGCCAGGGTGCTTGGCATGAGTGCGACACATCTCGGGACGTTTCAAGTCGGTTCGCCTCGGAAACGGGGCGAGGGCTTGCGAGTCGGCACAGTGCGCTTTCTGCCGCGCGGGGTGAAGAAAGAAGACTACGCGCGATTGGACTACTTCGACGTCTGGTTTCCGTTGCTTGCCCCAAGCTCAGAGTTGCTCAAGTGGCTGAAGACCCGCGACTGGCCGAGCGAGCAAGCCAGATGGTCGAAGTTCAGAGAGCGCTACGTTGCCGAGATGAACAAGACCGACGCGCGCCAGGCCATCAAGCTTCTTGCAGAGTTAGCCAGAGCTACTCCGTTGAGCATAGGGTGTTACTGCGAGAACGAGTCCGCCTGTCATCGGTCGATACTGCATGAGTTGATCGAACGCGCATCGGACGCTTAGAAGCTCGGCCGGCTTGCTGGCCCTACGAAGTGCGCTGCGTGCGGTCAGCATGTGGATAAACCGCGGATTATGTCATCGAGACTGCTCCGTTTGAAGTCGACCGCTTCTGCAATTGCGTGAAACCGCGCGAGCGACTCGTGCTGAGGGGCACGAAGCGACGTCCAACGTCCTATCTGTTCGGCAAGGTTCACGGGCGAGCCTCCGGCGGAAGTAGGTCCAGAACTGCATCACGAAGCTCTTCGGAGGTGGAGAGGGCATTGGAGACTTCTTCGGAATCGGGATCGAGTGCGTCGTCGTAGCGCATCTCGACTGCGTAAGCGTTTAGTGGAAGCAGCCGTTCGCGGAATCTCTCCAGTTCGGGCGCCTCTTTTGTCGCCAGATTGATCAGCGCGCGCAGGTCATGCGTCCGCGGGTAGTCGACGCCTCGCGACGCCAGCAGTGCCTTCAGCATCTTCGCCGCCGTTTGCTGGGCATGGAAGGCAACCATGTCGAGAGGGGCATCGTGCTCGAATGCGATGCGAGCAATCTTGAGATCGTTTTCGGCCTTTCGGGCAAGGGCTTTCGCCAGGTCAAGATCGCTTTTCATAGAGTACCCTACCCTCCCGAATTGCCCTGGTAGTCACATAGTTCCGGACCCCGGCCCACTCTTCGACCTCCTCAGGCGTTCGCCAGAGAATGTCTATCGGCGTGGAGAGGCCGCCCAGCGCCCGGTAAGCCGAAATGCTCCGTTTGTGGGGGGGCTCCGACGAGTCCTTGATCACGAGGAGATCGACGTCGCTGTCGGGCTTGGCATCCCCGCGAGCTCTACTGCCGAAGAGGATAATGCGGTCAGGAT harbors:
- a CDS encoding DUF488 family protein; amino-acid sequence: MSATHLGTFQVGSPRKRGEGLRVGTVRFLPRGVKKEDYARLDYFDVWFPLLAPSSELLKWLKTRDWPSEQARWSKFRERYVAEMNKTDARQAIKLLAELARATPLSIGCYCENESACHRSILHELIERASDA
- a CDS encoding nucleotidyltransferase domain-containing protein, giving the protein MVQVIADESVLQEMVRRLVEAIDPDRIILFGSRARGDAKPDSDVDLLVIKDSSEPPHKRSISAYRALGGLSTPIDILWRTPEEVEEWAGVRNYVTTRAIREGRVLYEKRS
- a CDS encoding HEPN domain-containing protein, whose product is MKSDLDLAKALARKAENDLKIARIAFEHDAPLDMVAFHAQQTAAKMLKALLASRGVDYPRTHDLRALINLATKEAPELERFRERLLPLNAYAVEMRYDDALDPDSEEVSNALSTSEELRDAVLDLLPPEARP
- a CDS encoding ribbon-helix-helix domain-containing protein: MSDTFTVSLPPSIRKELDALAKRTGKSRNQVVREAVRRQIALERFRALREQLVPKARARGIYTDEDVFNLVS